One genomic window of Muntiacus reevesi chromosome 4, mMunRee1.1, whole genome shotgun sequence includes the following:
- the CSAD gene encoding cysteine sulfinic acid decarboxylase isoform X1 has protein sequence MAESQPLLSLDGDPVAAEALLQDVFRIVVDEVIRKGTNAFEKVCEWKEPEELKQLLDLELRHEGESQEQILERCRAVIRYSVKTCHPRFFNQLFSGLDPHALAGRIVTESLNTSQYTYEIAPVFVLMEEEVLKKLRALVGWSSGDGVFCPGGSISNMYAVNLARYQRYPDCKQRGLRALPPLALFTSKECHYSIKKGAAFLGLGTDSVRMVKADERGKMIPEDLERQISLAKAEGAVPFLVSATSGTTVLGAFDPLDAIADVCQHHGLWLHVDAAWGGSVLLSQTHRHLLAGIQRADSVAWNPHKLLSAGLQCSALLLRDTSNLLKRCHGSQASYLFQQDKFYDVALDTGDKVVQCGRRVDCLKLWLMWKAQGGQGLERRVDQAFALAGYLVEELKKREGFELVMEPEFVNVCFWFVPPSLRGKKESPDYSERLSKVAPILKERMVRKGSMMIGYQPHGTLSNFFRMVVANPALTRADMDFLLNELEWLGQDL, from the exons ATGGCTGAATCTCAACCTCTCCTCTCCCTTGATGGGGACCCTGTGGCTGCAGAAGCCTTGCTCCAGGATGTGTTTAGGATTGTGGTGGATGAGGTCATTCGAAAAGGGACCAATGCCTTTGAGAAG GTCTGTGAGTGGAAGGAGCCCGAGGAGCTGAAGCAGCTGCTGGACTTGGAGCTGCGGCACGAGGGCGAGTCACAGGAGCAGATCCTGGAGCGCTGCCGGGCCGTGATCCGCTACAGCGTGAAGACCT GTCACCCTCGTTTCTTCAACCAGCTCTTCTCAGGGTTGGATCCCCATGCCCTGGCCGGGCGCATTGTCACCGAGAGCCTCAACACCAGCCA GTACACATACGAAATTGCCCCTGTGTTTGTCCTCATGGAGGAGGAGGTGCTGAAGAAACTCCGGGCCCTGGTGGGCTGGAGCTCTGGGGACGGGGTCTTCTGCCCTG GTGGCTCCATCTCCAACATGTATGCTGTGAACCTGGCCCGCTATCAGCGATACCCAGACTGCAAACAGAGGGGCCTCCGGGCACTGCCGCCCCTGGCCCTCTTCACATCGAAAGAG TGTCATTATTCCATCAAGAAAGGAGCTGCTTTTCTGGGACTTGGCACCGACAGTGTCCGAATGGTCAAGGCAGATGAGAG agGGAAAATGATCCCTGAGGATCTGGAGAGGCAGATCAGCTTGGCCAAGGCCGAG GGTGCTGTGCCATTCCTGGTCAGTGCCACCTCTGGTACTACCGTGTTGGGGGCCTTTGACCCCCTGGATGCGATCGCGGATGTGTGCCAGCATCACGGGCTATGGCTGCACGTGGAT GCTGCCTGGGGTGGGAGCGTCCTGCtgtcacagacacacagacatctcCTGGCTGGGATCCAGAG GGCTGACTCCGTGGCCTGGAATCCCCACAAGCTCCTCTCCGCAGGCCTGCAGTGCTCAGCTCTTCTTCTCCGGGACACCTCG AACCTGCTCAAGCGCTGTCACGGGTCCCAGGCCAGCTACCTCTTCCAGCAGGACAAGTTCTACGACGTGGCTCTGGACACCGGAGACAAGGTGGTGCAGTGTGGCCGCCGCGTGGACTGTCTGAAGCTGTGGCTCATGTGGAAGGCACAGGGCGGGCAGGGGCTGGAGCGCCGTGTGGACCAGGCCTTTGCCCTTGCCGG GTACCTGGTGGAGGAGCTGAAGAAGCGGGAGGGATTTGAATTGGTCATGGAG CCTGAATTTGTCAATGTGTGTTTCTGGTTCGTGCCCCCCAGTCTGCGGGGGAAGAAGGAGAGTCCAGATTACAGTGAAAGGCTGTCTAAG GTAGCCCCAATCCTCAAGGAGCGCATGGTGAGGAAGGGTTCCATGATGATTGGCTACCAGCCCCATGGTACCCTGAGCAACTTCTTCCGCATGGTCGTGGCCAACCCTGCGCTGACACGGGCTGATATGGACTTCCTGCTGAACGAGCTGGAATGGCTGGGCCAGGATCTCTGA
- the CSAD gene encoding cysteine sulfinic acid decarboxylase isoform X2 — protein MAESQPLLSLDGDPVAAEALLQDVFRIVVDEVIRKGTNAFEKVCEWKEPEELKQLLDLELRHEGESQEQILERCRAVIRYSVKTCHPRFFNQLFSGLDPHALAGRIVTESLNTSQYTYEIAPVFVLMEEEVLKKLRALVGWSSGDGVFCPGGSISNMYAVNLARYQRYPDCKQRGLRALPPLALFTSKECHYSIKKGAAFLGLGTDSVRMVKADERGKMIPEDLERQISLAKAEGAVPFLVSATSGTTVLGAFDPLDAIADVCQHHGLWLHVDAAWGGSVLLSQTHRHLLAGIQRADSVAWNPHKLLSAGLQCSALLLRDTSNLLKRCHGSQASYLFQQDKFYDVALDTGDKPEFVNVCFWFVPPSLRGKKESPDYSERLSKVAPILKERMVRKGSMMIGYQPHGTLSNFFRMVVANPALTRADMDFLLNELEWLGQDL, from the exons ATGGCTGAATCTCAACCTCTCCTCTCCCTTGATGGGGACCCTGTGGCTGCAGAAGCCTTGCTCCAGGATGTGTTTAGGATTGTGGTGGATGAGGTCATTCGAAAAGGGACCAATGCCTTTGAGAAG GTCTGTGAGTGGAAGGAGCCCGAGGAGCTGAAGCAGCTGCTGGACTTGGAGCTGCGGCACGAGGGCGAGTCACAGGAGCAGATCCTGGAGCGCTGCCGGGCCGTGATCCGCTACAGCGTGAAGACCT GTCACCCTCGTTTCTTCAACCAGCTCTTCTCAGGGTTGGATCCCCATGCCCTGGCCGGGCGCATTGTCACCGAGAGCCTCAACACCAGCCA GTACACATACGAAATTGCCCCTGTGTTTGTCCTCATGGAGGAGGAGGTGCTGAAGAAACTCCGGGCCCTGGTGGGCTGGAGCTCTGGGGACGGGGTCTTCTGCCCTG GTGGCTCCATCTCCAACATGTATGCTGTGAACCTGGCCCGCTATCAGCGATACCCAGACTGCAAACAGAGGGGCCTCCGGGCACTGCCGCCCCTGGCCCTCTTCACATCGAAAGAG TGTCATTATTCCATCAAGAAAGGAGCTGCTTTTCTGGGACTTGGCACCGACAGTGTCCGAATGGTCAAGGCAGATGAGAG agGGAAAATGATCCCTGAGGATCTGGAGAGGCAGATCAGCTTGGCCAAGGCCGAG GGTGCTGTGCCATTCCTGGTCAGTGCCACCTCTGGTACTACCGTGTTGGGGGCCTTTGACCCCCTGGATGCGATCGCGGATGTGTGCCAGCATCACGGGCTATGGCTGCACGTGGAT GCTGCCTGGGGTGGGAGCGTCCTGCtgtcacagacacacagacatctcCTGGCTGGGATCCAGAG GGCTGACTCCGTGGCCTGGAATCCCCACAAGCTCCTCTCCGCAGGCCTGCAGTGCTCAGCTCTTCTTCTCCGGGACACCTCG AACCTGCTCAAGCGCTGTCACGGGTCCCAGGCCAGCTACCTCTTCCAGCAGGACAAGTTCTACGACGTGGCTCTGGACACCGGAGACAAG CCTGAATTTGTCAATGTGTGTTTCTGGTTCGTGCCCCCCAGTCTGCGGGGGAAGAAGGAGAGTCCAGATTACAGTGAAAGGCTGTCTAAG GTAGCCCCAATCCTCAAGGAGCGCATGGTGAGGAAGGGTTCCATGATGATTGGCTACCAGCCCCATGGTACCCTGAGCAACTTCTTCCGCATGGTCGTGGCCAACCCTGCGCTGACACGGGCTGATATGGACTTCCTGCTGAACGAGCTGGAATGGCTGGGCCAGGATCTCTGA